The following coding sequences lie in one Pontibacter sp. G13 genomic window:
- a CDS encoding LLM class oxidoreductase — translation MDASIEQTQFQTINRGYNSIFQPNKMSVGLVVPIENYAQGPIPSMNRQIERIQLAEQLGFSAVWLRDVPFNVPSFGDAGQTFDPWVYLGMLAGLTEDIALGVASIILPLRHPAHVAKAAASVDVLSGGRLILGVASGDRPDEYPAMNLPFQNRGERFRESFEYIRQVAEDVPSFENAYGNPYSGMDLLPKPVGGKLPMLITGGSQQGVDWIAGHGDGWIIYPRNPGVQLKLYHDWNEKLAEIGRPTQPLMQPLYVDLTEDSHADPVPIHLGFRLGATHLKNYLKLLREVGINHIALNLRFNQAPIEDTIKRLADEILPEFTE, via the coding sequence ATGGATGCTTCAATCGAACAAACCCAATTCCAGACCATCAACCGAGGTTATAATTCCATTTTCCAACCCAACAAGATGAGTGTGGGCCTCGTCGTGCCGATCGAGAATTACGCCCAAGGACCAATTCCGAGTATGAATCGCCAGATCGAACGTATTCAGCTCGCCGAACAATTGGGGTTTTCCGCGGTGTGGCTGAGGGATGTGCCCTTCAATGTGCCCTCATTTGGAGATGCGGGCCAGACCTTTGATCCGTGGGTGTATCTGGGGATGCTGGCGGGTTTGACCGAAGATATTGCCTTGGGGGTTGCGAGCATCATTTTGCCGCTTAGACACCCTGCTCATGTTGCCAAGGCTGCTGCGAGTGTAGATGTTCTTTCAGGCGGAAGGCTGATCCTGGGAGTGGCATCTGGCGATCGACCGGATGAATACCCCGCTATGAATCTTCCCTTTCAAAATCGGGGAGAGCGGTTTCGGGAGAGCTTTGAATACATTCGCCAAGTCGCAGAGGACGTTCCTTCATTTGAAAATGCCTACGGAAATCCTTATTCTGGCATGGACTTACTGCCCAAACCTGTCGGCGGAAAATTACCGATGCTGATCACAGGAGGAAGCCAACAAGGGGTGGACTGGATTGCTGGGCATGGAGACGGCTGGATCATTTATCCCAGAAATCCGGGCGTACAACTCAAACTCTACCACGATTGGAACGAGAAATTGGCTGAAATTGGAAGGCCGACCCAACCACTCATGCAGCCCTTGTATGTGGATTTGACTGAAGACTCGCATGCGGACCCAGTGCCTATCCATTTGGGATTTAGGTTAGGCGCTACACACCTCAAGAATTACCTCAAGTTGTTGCGCGAAGTGGGGATCAATCACATTGCCCTGAACCTGCGTTTCAACCAAGCACCTATTGAAGACACGATCAAAAGATTGGCAGACGAAATCCTGCCTGAATTCACCGAATAA
- a CDS encoding T9SS type A sorting domain-containing protein has translation MKHSWTLILLALALSARPSFAQIGPVQWIDSTTLTAGLTQFEMIDLDLDGQEEILVSISGVNGKVGFFPPVANGLFGEFQPIGDIPIASGVASGYFNQDEWPDLVAIGGLTHSAWIYLQDSSGFPSPILLDDQISILVNDVVVADFDSTQGDDLVIIGQHSIDFYRNDGSGNFTKEPILTTSTSPKVLECIDVAKADMDGDGDMDLITGETAGLVVYLNDGWGQFSPDYFSLIEEVVEWVQPVDLDQDLDIDVIIKGNSGDIKWFSNDGTGALTYEATWSHLPNLTSVATADFDLDGDMDLLASHPNAISMFLNDSLQSFQSEIPLYQNPALIMGQVQVIDLPATSGMDIVWSGANSSVGYHLNLFSPSTSTELIRNSLSAFPNPTEGIILCDLCADMESIEVYASDGRVVHTTLGDSKIDLSHLQDGVYLIRGLSHEGIATSFFKVIKQ, from the coding sequence GTGAAACATTCTTGGACCCTGATTCTGCTGGCGCTTGCCTTGAGCGCACGACCATCTTTCGCTCAAATAGGGCCTGTGCAATGGATTGACTCAACCACCCTGACAGCCGGGCTTACACAATTCGAAATGATTGACCTGGACCTCGATGGTCAGGAGGAAATCCTCGTCTCTATCAGCGGCGTGAATGGCAAAGTCGGTTTTTTCCCGCCTGTGGCAAATGGTCTCTTTGGCGAATTTCAGCCAATCGGCGATATCCCGATTGCTTCAGGCGTGGCCAGTGGCTATTTCAATCAAGATGAATGGCCAGATTTAGTCGCTATCGGCGGCCTCACCCACAGCGCATGGATCTATCTCCAGGATTCCTCAGGCTTCCCATCGCCTATCCTTTTGGATGATCAAATCTCCATTTTGGTCAATGATGTCGTAGTGGCTGATTTTGACTCCACTCAGGGAGATGACCTCGTGATCATCGGCCAACATTCCATTGATTTTTATCGAAACGACGGTTCAGGGAACTTCACGAAGGAGCCCATCTTGACTACTTCGACTTCTCCTAAAGTGCTGGAATGTATCGATGTAGCCAAGGCGGACATGGATGGAGATGGCGACATGGATCTCATTACCGGAGAGACCGCCGGATTGGTGGTATACCTCAACGATGGCTGGGGTCAGTTTTCACCCGATTACTTCTCGTTGATTGAAGAAGTGGTGGAATGGGTTCAGCCTGTCGATCTTGACCAAGACTTGGACATAGATGTCATCATCAAAGGCAATTCTGGGGATATCAAATGGTTTTCCAATGACGGGACTGGCGCATTAACCTACGAAGCGACCTGGTCACATTTGCCCAATTTAACGTCGGTGGCAACTGCGGATTTTGACCTGGATGGCGACATGGATCTACTCGCTTCTCACCCCAATGCCATTTCTATGTTCCTCAATGACAGCCTACAATCCTTTCAAAGCGAAATCCCCTTGTACCAAAACCCTGCACTGATTATGGGGCAGGTACAGGTCATAGATCTTCCTGCGACTAGCGGAATGGACATAGTTTGGTCTGGTGCCAATAGCTCCGTTGGCTACCACCTCAACCTGTTTTCCCCATCGACCTCTACCGAGCTTATCAGGAACTCCCTCTCCGCATTTCCGAATCCGACGGAAGGAATCATCCTGTGCGATCTATGCGCTGATATGGAATCCATTGAGGTGTATGCTTCTGACGGACGGGTAGTTCATACCACATTGGGTGATTCAAAGATCGATCTTTCGCACCTGCAGGACGGGGTGTATTTGATCCGAGGCTTGTCCCATGAAGGCATTGCAACCTCCTTTTTCAAGGTAATCAAGCAGTAG
- a CDS encoding NAD-dependent epimerase/dehydratase family protein, with protein MKVIITGSSGMVGKGVLLECLDNDLITQVLVVNRNTIGMDHPKLKEVLLTDFTEARSIKSHLAGYDACFYCAGISVLGLNEEQYTRITYEMTKAFADVLYELNPNLVFNYVSGTGTDETEKGGTMWARVKGKTENMVLQKGFKDAYAFRPGAIIPERGIKSRTGWYNAFYVVLRPFFSIMKKSRNITTTTKIGDAMINSLRFPMTLKHLENPQINELATKS; from the coding sequence ATGAAGGTGATCATCACAGGGTCCTCCGGTATGGTAGGCAAGGGCGTTTTGCTGGAATGTCTCGACAACGATCTGATAACTCAGGTCTTGGTCGTCAACCGAAACACCATCGGCATGGACCATCCCAAACTCAAGGAAGTACTCTTGACCGATTTCACTGAGGCAAGGTCCATCAAGAGCCATTTGGCGGGATACGACGCGTGTTTCTATTGTGCAGGAATTTCTGTATTGGGCTTGAATGAGGAGCAATACACCCGGATTACCTATGAGATGACTAAGGCTTTTGCGGATGTGTTGTACGAGCTCAATCCCAACTTGGTATTCAATTATGTTTCCGGGACGGGCACCGATGAGACCGAAAAAGGTGGGACCATGTGGGCCCGTGTCAAAGGCAAAACCGAGAATATGGTCCTCCAAAAAGGATTCAAGGATGCCTATGCTTTTCGTCCGGGTGCGATCATTCCAGAGCGAGGCATCAAATCCAGAACAGGTTGGTACAATGCATTTTATGTGGTACTCAGGCCATTCTTCTCTATCATGAAGAAATCCCGTAACATCACCACCACCACCAAAATCGGAGATGCCATGATCAATTCCTTGCGATTTCCCATGACCCTCAAGCATCTCGAAAATCCCCAGATCAACGAGTTGGCGACCAAGTCCTAG
- a CDS encoding SDR family NAD(P)-dependent oxidoreductase, with protein sequence MKKTILITGSTDGIGLVAAQMLASKGHQILLHGRSSAKLEKVKRSIGQIAEAPEPEGYIADLSQMADVEHLAQEVSANHNHLDVLINNAGVYRSSHAITSDGLDIRFVVNTIAPYLLTQRLLPILDGNSRVVNLSSAAQAPVNIASLFGQAPISEGAAYAQSKLALTMWTRHLAEQLGTSGPMVVSVNPGSLLGTNMVKEAYGMQGKDVRIGGNILVTAAIGPEFAQASGQYFDNDIGQFSPPHPDGLNDAKCAEVTEAIELILKKIAPASQR encoded by the coding sequence ATGAAAAAAACGATCCTGATCACAGGTTCTACAGATGGAATCGGTCTAGTAGCCGCCCAAATGCTGGCTTCGAAAGGACACCAAATTCTGCTACACGGCCGAAGTTCTGCCAAGCTAGAGAAAGTCAAACGATCCATCGGCCAGATCGCTGAAGCCCCTGAACCTGAAGGATATATTGCAGACCTATCTCAAATGGCAGATGTGGAGCATTTGGCCCAAGAAGTCAGCGCCAATCACAACCATTTGGATGTCCTCATCAACAATGCCGGTGTTTACCGATCGTCTCATGCCATCACATCGGACGGGTTGGACATCCGATTTGTGGTGAATACCATTGCTCCCTATTTGCTTACACAGCGTCTCTTGCCGATTCTGGACGGAAACAGCCGGGTAGTGAATTTGTCCTCCGCTGCCCAAGCTCCAGTCAATATCGCATCCCTCTTTGGACAAGCCCCGATTTCGGAAGGGGCAGCCTATGCGCAGAGTAAGTTGGCCCTGACGATGTGGACACGACATCTGGCGGAACAATTGGGAACGAGTGGGCCTATGGTAGTCTCCGTAAATCCCGGTTCCCTACTCGGCACCAACATGGTCAAGGAGGCTTATGGCATGCAAGGCAAGGATGTCCGGATTGGCGGCAATATCTTGGTGACGGCAGCTATCGGGCCCGAATTTGCACAGGCTTCTGGGCAGTATTTCGACAATGATATCGGCCAATTTTCCCCGCCACATCCGGACGGGCTGAATGATGCCAAATGCGCGGAAGTGACCGAGGCGATTGAATTGATCCTCAAAAAAATTGCGCCGGCGAGTCAGCGATAG
- a CDS encoding TetR/AcrR family transcriptional regulator, whose translation MNVHTASQPDKKIQILETALALFSTQGLQQTSMSQVSKESGVAVGTMYHHFKSKGELIEGIFLHINQALGEAVEFTPEEQQLSVKERFSLILKKGYQFYVSHPNHFLFHDTHNYSPLISQDVRDQSRSYYPSFFDLLLEGIDQGIIVNMHPILLIRWIYNAMVSIVQIKLNHEIEVTEDMLDKTIEMTWKGLT comes from the coding sequence ATGAACGTTCATACTGCCTCGCAACCAGACAAAAAGATCCAAATCTTGGAGACTGCCTTGGCGCTATTTAGCACGCAGGGATTGCAGCAGACTTCCATGTCTCAGGTTTCCAAGGAATCGGGTGTGGCGGTAGGAACGATGTACCATCATTTCAAAAGTAAAGGGGAATTGATCGAGGGAATTTTCCTGCATATCAATCAGGCATTGGGAGAAGCTGTAGAATTCACTCCTGAAGAGCAACAACTGTCGGTCAAGGAGCGATTCTCGCTGATTTTGAAGAAGGGGTATCAATTTTATGTCAGTCATCCCAATCATTTCCTGTTTCACGATACCCACAACTATTCCCCGCTCATTTCACAAGACGTGAGAGATCAATCCCGGAGTTATTACCCATCCTTTTTTGATCTATTGCTAGAAGGGATCGACCAAGGCATCATCGTCAACATGCATCCCATCTTACTGATTCGGTGGATTTATAATGCCATGGTTTCGATTGTACAGATCAAACTCAACCACGAAATCGAGGTAACGGAAGACATGCTAGACAAGACCATCGAAATGACATGGAAGGGACTTACTTAA
- a CDS encoding putative quinol monooxygenase codes for MANLTIVAHIRARKDQIDFVKSELEKLIPITRAEPGCINYDLHQDNEDPAHFVFYENWESRDLWQTHMNNQHLKDYMANTEGAVEEFTLYEMTHTEQQRATQ; via the coding sequence ATGGCAAATCTCACGATTGTAGCTCATATCAGAGCCAGAAAGGATCAGATAGACTTTGTAAAATCAGAGCTTGAAAAGCTGATCCCCATTACACGCGCAGAACCAGGTTGCATCAACTACGACCTCCATCAGGACAATGAAGACCCAGCCCATTTTGTCTTCTACGAAAACTGGGAGAGTCGTGATCTGTGGCAAACCCACATGAACAATCAACACCTGAAGGACTACATGGCCAATACTGAAGGAGCTGTGGAAGAATTCACCCTGTATGAAATGACCCATACTGAGCAGCAAAGAGCCACTCAGTAA
- a CDS encoding serine hydrolase, with product MPLYPLPGKGIVVLVFNLICLHSCSQAQQAFVGYATATVDSAHIQTQTFGYADQAAGISYSDLTVQPVGSVSKTLIGMSLMIAKDQGLIDLDADINDYLDFPVQNPRLKDGAPITLRHLATHTSGIIDTDKNYEQAYSKGKVPEKDLGTYLKDYLLPGGTLYSKKQWSKHTPGTYYEYSNVGAALAAHVLERASGIPFDQFTQRHILTPLGMTHSGWSYASIDESQHAVLYDAAREPIGPYTLITYPDGGFRTCIQDLAIYLQTLIQGYAHQSDLLTPAAWDEWFSMQFTEAKPVQNIDPREPNSGIFMMHAKSGKIGHTGSDPGVSAFMFFNPETLRGQLFMTNLDITEENVEQFKEIWDRLE from the coding sequence ATGCCTCTCTACCCACTCCCTGGAAAAGGAATCGTCGTCCTCGTTTTCAATTTGATTTGCCTGCATTCCTGCTCACAAGCCCAACAGGCATTTGTGGGCTATGCTACGGCCACAGTTGATTCGGCGCACATTCAAACCCAAACCTTTGGATATGCCGATCAAGCGGCTGGGATTTCCTATTCAGACCTCACGGTACAACCTGTAGGCTCTGTCAGCAAAACCCTCATCGGGATGTCCCTCATGATCGCCAAGGATCAGGGCTTGATCGACCTAGACGCTGACATCAATGATTATCTAGACTTCCCCGTCCAGAATCCCCGACTGAAGGATGGTGCTCCCATCACGCTCCGGCATTTGGCGACACATACCTCCGGAATCATCGATACCGACAAAAACTACGAACAGGCATACTCAAAAGGGAAGGTGCCAGAGAAGGATTTGGGAACATACCTGAAAGACTATCTATTGCCCGGAGGGACCCTCTACAGCAAAAAGCAGTGGAGCAAACACACTCCGGGGACATACTACGAATATTCCAATGTAGGTGCCGCACTCGCCGCCCACGTGCTGGAACGTGCCAGTGGAATACCCTTTGATCAATTTACCCAGAGACATATCCTGACGCCGTTGGGGATGACCCATTCGGGCTGGTCCTATGCCTCGATTGATGAATCCCAACATGCCGTCCTCTATGACGCTGCGAGAGAACCCATCGGTCCATACACCCTCATCACCTATCCGGATGGAGGATTTCGGACGTGCATTCAAGACTTGGCGATCTACCTCCAAACGCTGATTCAAGGATATGCCCATCAATCCGACCTACTCACCCCTGCGGCCTGGGATGAATGGTTCAGTATGCAATTTACAGAAGCGAAACCTGTCCAAAACATCGACCCTCGCGAACCCAATTCCGGCATATTCATGATGCACGCCAAATCCGGAAAAATCGGCCATACAGGCTCCGATCCGGGAGTTTCTGCCTTCATGTTTTTCAATCCAGAGACGCTTCGCGGTCAGCTGTTCATGACCAATCTAGACATCACTGAAGAAAACGTGGAGCAATTCAAGGAAATCTGGGATCGCTTGGAATAG
- a CDS encoding zinc-binding alcohol dehydrogenase family protein encodes MDKMKAIGYEQAGPISAPNALIEIETPTPELNPHDLLVEVMGVSVNPADVKIRANRSPENGAKIIGFDGAGIVKAVGSEVSLFQVGDEVYYAGDITRPGTNAQYHAVDERIVGRKPLSMDFPEAAGMALTSITAWELLFESLGVQEGTGHGEHLLIIGGAGGVGSILIQLAKKLTGLTVIATASRPETQAWVQKMGADHTINHHESLVDQLQALEIQPKYVASLNATDRHFPAILELIKPRGHVAMIDDPKELNITPAKLKALTFSWELMFTRPMFQTPDMIAQHRLLTRVAGLLDAGILQSTVTSKFDQLTPESLMEAHKIQETGKVIGKQVLGGMHHK; translated from the coding sequence ATGAAAGCCATCGGATATGAGCAAGCGGGCCCCATTTCAGCCCCTAATGCGCTGATTGAGATTGAAACGCCTACCCCCGAACTCAACCCGCACGACCTACTCGTGGAAGTCATGGGCGTTTCTGTGAATCCAGCAGATGTAAAAATCAGGGCCAATCGATCACCTGAAAACGGCGCCAAGATCATCGGATTTGACGGTGCAGGAATCGTGAAAGCCGTGGGTAGCGAGGTGAGCCTCTTCCAAGTTGGGGATGAGGTGTACTATGCAGGCGATATTACCCGGCCCGGCACCAATGCTCAATACCACGCCGTAGATGAACGAATTGTGGGCCGAAAACCTCTCTCGATGGATTTTCCGGAAGCGGCAGGTATGGCTTTGACCTCTATCACGGCTTGGGAACTGCTGTTCGAAAGTCTCGGCGTTCAGGAAGGTACAGGCCACGGAGAACACCTCCTGATCATCGGTGGAGCTGGTGGGGTCGGTTCGATCTTGATTCAGCTGGCGAAGAAATTGACAGGCCTCACGGTAATTGCCACGGCTTCAAGGCCAGAGACTCAAGCATGGGTCCAGAAAATGGGAGCGGATCACACCATCAACCATCACGAATCCTTGGTGGATCAATTGCAAGCGTTAGAGATCCAGCCCAAGTATGTAGCCTCATTGAATGCCACAGATCGTCATTTCCCCGCAATCTTAGAGTTGATCAAGCCACGCGGACATGTGGCAATGATTGATGATCCTAAAGAATTAAACATCACCCCAGCCAAACTCAAAGCACTGACATTCAGCTGGGAGCTCATGTTTACAAGGCCCATGTTCCAAACCCCTGACATGATCGCGCAGCATCGGTTACTTACCCGAGTAGCGGGATTGCTCGATGCCGGAATCCTACAGTCCACCGTTACCAGCAAATTCGACCAACTGACTCCTGAAAGCCTGATGGAAGCCCATAAGATTCAGGAGACAGGCAAAGTCATCGGCAAGCAAGTTCTCGGAGGAATGCATCACAAATAA
- a CDS encoding nuclear transport factor 2 family protein, which translates to MSNQASRHIDENEQIIRAFFERFTAADVAGALSYLADDVVWKAMGNEGGPPMSNEMDKQAIGQLIELVAKTFPRGMRLTPTGWTAQEDRVAVEMESYGEKANGTIYNNFYHFLFIVSRGKIFRIREYNDTLLVKTVFLDDH; encoded by the coding sequence ATGAGCAATCAAGCGAGCAGACATATTGACGAGAACGAGCAGATAATCCGCGCCTTTTTCGAGCGATTTACAGCTGCAGATGTAGCGGGAGCCTTGTCGTATCTAGCGGACGATGTAGTCTGGAAAGCCATGGGTAATGAGGGCGGCCCTCCGATGTCCAACGAAATGGACAAACAAGCCATCGGTCAACTCATCGAATTGGTAGCCAAGACTTTCCCGCGGGGCATGAGACTTACCCCCACAGGGTGGACCGCTCAGGAAGATCGGGTCGCTGTAGAAATGGAATCTTATGGGGAAAAGGCCAATGGCACGATTTACAACAATTTCTACCACTTCCTCTTCATCGTCTCTAGAGGCAAGATTTTTCGGATTCGGGAATACAATGATACCCTCTTAGTCAAGACCGTATTTCTCGATGACCATTAA
- a CDS encoding aldehyde dehydrogenase family protein, with amino-acid sequence MNAQQGFDMLAPEQWAETPAHVRLHLLEEVRERLKTYGRELAESDTKMKNDLMGEELYSVETSMMSTVVPVANTLTACIHLYEHLLKGHMPKAEKIVKVKEGVYDVEVKPLDSKDRLLAGTQKFHLRVKGQPHQTNPFDKPAGIIAVSGAGNYSSSLEMVKAIFLENKAVIHKPHQLNEETDRVWEKIFQPLVDAKAIAFIDADQGRAMTQLEGLDKIYFTGSTAVAKAIDRAAKVPLISECGGNNPCIIVPGDKPWTAKQMEHQAIQIATISKLNGGAVCGRIQTLVTSRNWSQREEFLAALEKAIVEQTPAMGTYYPKSEKVAEAFIEHYPNAKILKPENGKYNHGSFVLISDVDPESYATQNEAFCQIIDEVALDVPTSPEAFLPAAVSFCNEKLLGTLGSSIIVDEGTKKAHKDAVNQAITDLEYGAVTLNTMPPLVFLSPYLTWGGNEEGKEFVSGVGNFGNAYCFENVQKSILEDQFTSPGHMMVTNKKAFDHLASNMAEFAVAPTWMNLTKMMGTTVVDQMRHKDF; translated from the coding sequence ATGAATGCCCAACAAGGATTCGACATGCTTGCGCCTGAACAATGGGCCGAAACGCCCGCGCACGTCAGGCTACATCTTTTGGAGGAAGTGAGAGAGAGGTTGAAAACCTACGGAAGAGAATTGGCGGAATCTGACACCAAGATGAAGAATGACCTCATGGGAGAGGAGCTGTATTCCGTCGAAACTTCCATGATGAGTACGGTCGTTCCAGTTGCCAACACCCTGACAGCTTGTATTCATCTGTATGAGCATCTTCTCAAAGGTCACATGCCCAAAGCCGAGAAGATCGTGAAAGTCAAGGAAGGCGTATACGACGTTGAAGTCAAGCCCCTAGACAGCAAGGACCGACTGCTTGCTGGCACTCAAAAGTTCCATTTGCGCGTCAAAGGACAGCCTCACCAGACCAATCCATTTGACAAACCCGCAGGGATCATCGCGGTGTCAGGCGCTGGAAACTATAGCTCTTCTCTGGAAATGGTCAAGGCGATTTTCCTCGAAAACAAAGCGGTCATCCACAAGCCCCATCAACTCAATGAAGAGACCGACCGGGTATGGGAGAAAATCTTCCAACCGTTGGTGGATGCCAAGGCCATCGCCTTTATCGACGCAGACCAAGGGCGGGCCATGACCCAATTGGAAGGATTGGACAAGATCTATTTTACGGGATCTACCGCTGTCGCCAAAGCCATCGACCGGGCAGCCAAAGTTCCCTTGATCTCCGAATGCGGAGGTAACAATCCCTGTATCATTGTTCCGGGTGATAAACCTTGGACAGCCAAGCAGATGGAGCATCAGGCCATCCAGATCGCCACAATCTCCAAATTGAATGGAGGGGCAGTCTGCGGACGTATCCAAACCTTGGTGACCTCCAGAAACTGGTCACAACGCGAGGAATTTCTGGCAGCGCTTGAAAAAGCCATTGTCGAACAGACTCCAGCTATGGGTACCTACTATCCCAAATCTGAAAAAGTCGCCGAAGCATTTATCGAGCATTACCCCAATGCCAAGATCCTCAAGCCTGAAAATGGGAAATACAATCATGGATCTTTTGTATTGATCTCGGATGTTGATCCGGAGAGCTATGCCACTCAAAACGAGGCTTTCTGTCAGATCATCGACGAAGTTGCGCTAGATGTCCCAACCAGTCCGGAGGCATTTTTGCCAGCGGCGGTCTCATTCTGCAATGAGAAGCTGCTGGGCACACTGGGTAGTAGTATCATTGTCGATGAAGGCACCAAGAAGGCTCATAAAGATGCTGTCAACCAAGCGATCACAGACCTCGAGTACGGTGCCGTCACACTCAACACCATGCCTCCGCTGGTTTTCCTGAGTCCCTATCTCACGTGGGGAGGCAACGAAGAAGGGAAAGAATTTGTGTCTGGAGTCGGGAATTTCGGTAATGCATACTGCTTCGAGAATGTCCAGAAATCCATTCTGGAGGATCAATTCACCTCACCGGGACACATGATGGTCACCAACAAAAAGGCCTTTGATCATCTCGCCAGCAACATGGCAGAATTTGCAGTAGCCCCGACCTGGATGAATCTCACCAAAATGATGGGTACGACGGTCGTAGATCAAATGCGACACAAGGACTTTTAG
- a CDS encoding antibiotic biosynthesis monooxygenase, whose product MSDNIIWTVAGRIKDGQRPAFDALMEEMVETVRKEPGTINYEWTIGQDNRTLQVYERYKDAQAAETHLPTWGSFSGRFTEVVDITGFVVYCDLPDNLREAVAGLNPVYMTPIGGFAKNGTGATGN is encoded by the coding sequence ATGAGCGATAACATCATTTGGACGGTAGCAGGCAGAATCAAAGATGGTCAACGCCCTGCATTCGACGCCCTCATGGAGGAGATGGTCGAAACCGTCCGCAAAGAGCCCGGCACCATCAACTATGAATGGACCATCGGACAGGACAACAGGACCCTACAAGTGTACGAGCGCTACAAAGATGCTCAAGCCGCAGAAACACATCTACCGACTTGGGGATCATTTTCCGGCAGATTCACGGAGGTGGTAGATATCACGGGATTCGTCGTGTACTGCGATCTTCCAGACAATCTACGGGAAGCAGTCGCTGGACTGAATCCGGTCTACATGACTCCGATTGGCGGATTTGCCAAAAACGGTACAGGAGCCACAGGTAACTAA
- a CDS encoding nuclear transport factor 2 family protein, which translates to MSTSQAPGNSPKLQNAKNLYLEGIRDGRAREAVTQYTGDRYTQHSTGVRDGVEGFVEFFEPFIQRNPDRDIQIIRGFVDGQYVFIHAYQSLNGGKAKWVTTDFFDTDENDKIIEHWDVIAGFFTSPSGNTSVDGVTEITDLDKTEENKEIVRNLLRDALMEGGNPANIPNYVAEDIIEHNKDMPDGIQALIDMASKPNRALNYRRIVLCVGQGNFVATLSEANFNDGTTDQDYAQVDVFRLENGKVVEHWDNMEPVPEENVNGGKF; encoded by the coding sequence ATGTCAACTTCGCAAGCCCCAGGGAATAGCCCTAAACTTCAAAACGCCAAGAATCTCTATCTAGAGGGAATACGTGACGGTCGTGCCCGCGAGGCGGTGACCCAATACACCGGAGATCGCTACACGCAGCACAGCACCGGTGTTCGGGATGGTGTCGAAGGATTTGTGGAATTCTTTGAACCATTCATCCAGCGCAATCCCGACCGTGATATCCAGATCATCCGTGGTTTTGTAGATGGTCAATATGTCTTCATTCACGCCTACCAGAGCCTCAATGGCGGGAAGGCCAAGTGGGTGACGACAGACTTTTTCGATACAGACGAAAACGACAAAATCATCGAGCATTGGGATGTCATCGCCGGATTTTTCACATCCCCATCAGGGAATACCTCAGTGGATGGAGTGACCGAAATTACGGATCTGGACAAGACGGAAGAGAATAAGGAAATCGTTCGAAATCTACTCCGTGACGCTTTGATGGAAGGTGGAAATCCTGCCAATATCCCAAACTACGTCGCTGAAGATATCATCGAGCACAACAAGGACATGCCAGATGGGATTCAAGCCCTGATCGACATGGCCAGCAAACCCAACCGTGCGCTGAATTATCGGAGAATCGTCCTCTGTGTTGGCCAGGGCAATTTCGTGGCGACCCTTTCCGAAGCCAATTTCAACGATGGGACCACCGATCAAGATTACGCGCAGGTGGATGTGTTCCGCCTAGAAAACGGCAAGGTCGTTGAGCATTGGGACAATATGGAGCCCGTGCCCGAGGAAAACGTCAACGGCGGAAAGTTCTAG